TCATGTTTACTGTCATATATCCACCATTTGAATCTCCAGCAAGATAAATTCTTTCTGCATCAACAGATGGATTATGTTTCACATATTCTTTAATTGTATCCATTAAAATTTGCGTATATCGTGAAACTCCACTTCCGTTACCATTTGTCCCATCGCCTTCGTCCATCCAATAAGTAGGCGATTGAACAGCCAATACAAAGGCTCCTTTTGTATCAGTTCCTTTCGTAGTAAAATATTTTTGAATTTCTTCTTTCGCAAGTGCCGAAGTTTCTGTACCCAAAATATCAATATCAGGATCTGTTCCACCTTCACCTTGTCCATGAAGCCAAATAATTAGCGGTTTTTTATCTCCTTTTTTCAAAGTTTCTGGCTCATAAGCCGCCATTTCCAATTTCAAATTTTCCACTTTTTTCGTAATCGGATTTTTGTAATTTCCACTAAAAGAATTTCTATAAGTGAACAATTCCGTATCAGTCGAAACTCGATTATTAATCACATCCTCCTTTTTATTAACTGCATAATTTTTCCCATCAACAGTAACTTTTCCATCAATTTCTACAACATATTCTTTCGCCCATTCATTAAAAAATTTCTTCATGTTATAAGAAAATGGAGAACCTTCATATTTCAAAGTTTTCTGATTAAATACATTTTCCAATTCAAGCGTAACAATCCCAGTATCAAAGGCTTTTTCTCCTTTATTATCCGAAACATACACATTAGTTACCTTTCTCTCAACTCCATCTGTCTTAACTTTCCAGTCATTTTTATCAAGCCCTGTAATTCGATAATTATCCATTTTCATAATAATTTTACTCACAGTAGGCCCACTCTCAAAACCTTTTACAAAAATACTGATTTTTTTTATTCCGTTATAATTTTCTAATTTCACAGCCTTTTCACTAACCTTCCTATTATCAACTTTCTTTATATTTACTTTTCCCTTACTTTCACGTGTTGAACTATTTCCAATTATCCCTATCGCTAATACAGAAAACAATGCAATCATTAATTTTTTTCTCATAATTAAATTCTCCTTCTTTTAATAAATTATTGTACAATAAAATTTTCAAAAAAGGCAGGAGCCAAAACTCCCGCCAAATTTATCATTTTTAAGTTCTACATCAATGATATACTGCAAAACTTAAACTATATTTTTATTTTGTTAAACTTCCTTTATTTAATTTTGGATTCTTTGAAAATACAAATGTTAATACAAATGCCAATCCAAAAGCAACTATAGAAGCCAGCCAGAATCCCAATTGATGAGCACCTTCAAATTTAATTGATAAGAATGCTAATGCGATTCCTCCAACTCCAATTCCATTTGCCAATACATTAAATCCTGTAGAAATAACTGCTGCTAATGCTGAAGCTGTTATTGCCGCATAGAATGGGTACATATATTTCAAGTTTGCTCCGAATAATGCTGGTTCTGTAATTCCAAAACAAGCTGATACAGTTGAAGATAATGAAACTGATTCTTGTTTTTTATCTTGTTTATAAATAAAGTATGTTGCAAAAACTGCACCTGACTGAGCCATATTTGACAAAGCAATCAATGGCCAAATGTTCCGCCTGAAGCTGCCGCCAATTGTAAATCAACTGCTATAAATGTGTGATGTAGTCCTGCCCAATTTCTTTTGGACTTGCTTTTCCTTCATCTGCAAGGGAAAATCTCATTCTAGTCGCACAGTGAGTAACTGCCACAACATTTTCTTTTCCACCGATAAGTTCCAGCAACTTAACGGCGTCATTATGATATTTGCTCATAAAAGATTCCTCCCATAATATAAATTATAATAAAATATTTTTTTATAACGTTATTTATTATAACTTATTTTTGCACAAAGTCAACACTATTTTAGAAAAAACTATAACTTTAATTTTAAAATTAATAAATATTAACTTCTTTATATCAAAAAGTTATATTATTTCCAAATTTATCAAGAATTTTTTGGTAAATAAAAAACTGCAATATTATAAAATAAAGCAGTTCTTAAGAGAGTTAAATTTTTAGTTCATTTCAAATTCAATATAAACAGTTTTTGAAATATTTAGTTTTTTTGGAGAAATTACAATGTTTCTTCTTGATGACTCATCTAAAAGTTCTCTGTCTGACTTTTTTAAATCTTCTTCATCATAATCGGCACTCATATTATAACTATAGTTATAATCCCTGTAAGGATGAATTACTCCATTTGATTTATCAGTTATTGTAACTGGGTTTTTTAAGTTTAAGTCTGTTTTTCCCAAAATAACTTGTGCTTTCTTCAAGGCTTCCTTGTAGGCATTTTCATAAAGTTCATTTTCCAATTGCTGTTTATTGTCAATATCATATTCAATGCTTCCATTTGTTCCAATACCAAGAGCATTTGCCACACTTATTATATTCCCAAGGTTTTTCAGATCTCTTGTTTCAACTTCAATGTCGTGTGAAACTACTTGAACATCTTTTCTCTTACTTGTCCGTTTTTCAAGGCTGATTTCCTTATTGTCATAACCTGAAATTTTTACTGTATTTACAGGAATTCCAGCTCTTCCTAATTTTTGCTGAATATCGTTAAATCTTGCCATTGCATTTTGATATGCCTGCTTATTTGTTGCATTTTGTGATTCAATGGTAAAAATGTATGTACCGTTTTTACTTCTATTTAAAGAATAGATTTTTTCATTTGCAAGTACATTCATAAAGTTTTTCAATGTATCAAGCGAGATTTTATCAACTTCTACAGAAAGTTTAGTCTGATATTCTTTTTTCCCCTTATTTTCAATTACAGTATCCCAATTATAAGTTTCATAAGTGGAATATCCTGTTGAATTAATCTTGCTGTACTTTGTCCCAGTCTGAGCAAGCAATCTTTTGTATCTTTCCAAAATTTGCGAATTTTCAGCACTCGCCTTATCTAAACTTTCATTTTCTGTCCGAATCGTAAGAACAATTTTTGCTGAATTTGGTGCAATTTCTTTTTTTGAAACTCCTCTAACCTGTATTCTTTTTCCAGTAATTTCACTATCTGAAAATGATAATACTGAAAAAACTATCATAAGTAATGCTATTATTCTTTTCATTTTAAAATTCCTTTCTCAATTTCAATTTTTATAAAAATTAAAATATTATATTTACTGGCTTTATAATTATCCACATAAAACTGAACATTTTTATTTTCACTTTAAATTATTTCATCTCATACATAACCGATATATTCTGTGTCAATTTTAACGGTTTTGGAGTATAATCAACCCTAGATTTGCCAGCTCGCATTGACATAGGTGCAGGCATTGCCACTTCCTTAGCCTCAAGTCTATTAAGTCCTAGTGTTGGTCCATCATAAGCCACACTCCAGTCCTGATCAATCCTGTCAATCATCTTTTGCTGAAATTCCACATCTTCACTTACAATAATAGGTTCTCCCAGCTTCATCTTGCTCGAACGTAAGATGCTTTCTGCTTTCTGCTTTGTCTGATTATAAGCATCTTTATACATTTCTGACTCAATTCTGTCTTTATCTGACAAGTCAAAATTAATTGAACCGTTTATGTTTATTCCGTTGTCATCGGCAATTGAAATTATTGTATTAAGTTCCTTTATATTTTTTGTTGTAAGTACAAATTCATCTGTAACATAGTAAACATCTTTTTTTGTACCTTTATTTTCTGTATAATTTTCCTTTATTTCATAATCACTCAAAATAATATCATTTTCAGGGATTCCGGCTGAAACTAGCTTTCTTCTGGAAGTATTAAGTTTGTTAAACACTTTATTTAAAGCCTGGTCAACTGTTGTTCCATTTTCATTTATATTAAATGCAAATGTATTTTCATCAAAATTTTTCTGAATACTTTGTAAATTATCTCCATCTTCCAAGTCAATTAATGCTGAAATCTTGTTAAAATCTGTATTTTTCACAAGCATCTCCATTTTCACATCATAAGAAGTTGGCTTTTTCTCAGCTTTTTTCACATTCTTGCCTGGAACTGTCTTTACATCCAAAATATCCTCATCATCTTCATATTCCGTCCCTTTTCTATTATAAAATGCTGTTGTTTCCAGATTTTCCAGTGATATTCTTCTAGCTTTCAAATCATTCTTAAATTTCTCAACTTTTTTATTTACCTCATTTGTTGCCTGATTTAAGTTTTTCCCCTTCACTTCAACTTTAAAATTAATTTTTGCTAAATCTGGCATAATTTCCCTTTCTGCATTACCCGTAACACTAATTTTTCTCACAAGATTTTCATTCGCTCCAAATGAAAATACACTTAACAGAGAAAATAGCGCAATTGCTACTTTTTTCATTTTTCCCTCCATAATTTCACTTGATTATTTATTTTCCAAATTTTTATTTTCTAAATTAAGTATAACACGATAAAATTAAAAGTAAATGAGAAATTTTATTTTTATTTTAAGATTTTTTATAAAAAATAATATATATCATTTTTTCAATATTTATGGTATTATATAAAATAAAGAATTATAAATAAAAATAACGAGGTGAAAAATGGCCACACAATATAAATTTAGTTATGCTAAAACTTTTAAAACTGTTATTGTAGTGATTTGTCTAGTTACACTAGCAATATTTGGAAAAGATGTTTTTGAACGTCATTTTTTTAACACTAGACTTACTGTTATTCCTGATGTTACAGGGCTTGACAAGAAAGAAGCGATAAAATACTTGAAGGAAGCTGGATTAAAAGTCAAGGTTATTAATTCCAAAACAGAAAAGGTACCGCTAGATACGGTGTATAATCAGGATCCACGATCTGGGAAGGAAGTAAAAGTAAACAGAGTTGTAAGAATCTGGGTTAATAATGGGGAAGATGTAAAAGTCCCTAATATTATTGGATTGGAACTGCTTGAGGCAAGATCTCGGCTAAAAGGGTTAAATATTCAAATTGAAACAATTGATTATTATCCATCTAACCAAAAATACAACACTATTTTGGGAGTTTATCCAAAACCAGGTACAAAACTGGAAATTAACCAGAAAATATCAATACTTGTTTCTTCACAGCAAATGATAGATCCATCAGTTATGCCAAATATAACAGGACTTGATTTAAATGATGCAAGAGAAGTGTTAAAGCAAATTGGACTTGAAATTAGCTCAATATCTCAAACAAATGATCCAACATTGCCGGTAAATACAATTATTTCTACAAATCCTGCAGCTGGAACAAAAATACAGCGTGGACAGAAAGTATCTGTTGTAATAAATAATGGAGCGAGTGCAAAAAAACGTGCTAAATCAAATGAAGAAATTATTAATCGTTCTCGAGATAATATAAATGAGAAAGAAATTGAAAAAACTATTGATGATACAATAAATCAAATAGACAATAATACTCAAAAAACTCCTCAACAAAATGACAAGCAGCAAAATAACGGTAACACACCTGCTTCTCCGCCTAATAATTCAAATAATGGTGGAACTTCCAGCGAACCAAATACTGGCGGTGGAGACGATGATGACTAGAAATATAAAAATTAGATTTGCTATCTAAATTATAAATTAAATATAGAAAAATAAAGAAAGGAGACGGGAGTTATTTTAAGGCTTCATTAAACTTGGTTCAATAACTATGTAATTTTATTATCAAGGGGTCAAGGCCCCTTGTTACTATATAGTTATTCTATAAACTACAGATTTTAAAATTTCTCCCAAATATTTTTATAAAAGGAAAAGTTATTAGAAAAATAAAGGGATTTTACTATGTTCTAGATGAAAATTCCAAAAATTTAAGTGAAGAAAATATTTATGAATGTAAATTACGTGGAACGCTAAAAATGAAAAATAACAAAATGAATTGTATAATCGGTGATATGGTAGAATTTGATGAAAAAGAAAAAGTTATTGAAAAAATTGAGAAAAGGAAAAACTTTTTATATCGCCCGCTTATTGCAAATATTGATTTTATTGGTATTTTATTTGCAATAAAAAGTCCAGACTTTGATTTTACAAATTTTCAGAAAATGCTTTTGAATGCAAATTCTCAAAATATTCCAGTTGTGCTAATCTTATCTAAAATTGACTTGGCTTCACAAGAAGAACTGGAAGAATTTTTTAATAAATTCAAAAAAATTTTTAAAGAGGCAATTTCCATTTTTCCAATTTCTACCGAAACAAAAACTGGACTTTCAGAATTAAAGCAATACATAAATGAAAAATCCGTCGTAGTTTCAGGACCATCTGGAGCTGGAAAATCAACGCTTATTAACACTTTAATTGGAGAAGAAGTATTAACTACAAATGATGTCAGCGGAAAAACTGGAAAAGGACGGCACACAACGATAGAGAGCCGATTTTTTATGACAGCTCCCCACTCTTATCTAATAGATACGCCTGGATTTTCAACGCTGGACTTTCCAAAACTGGAAAATAAAAAGGGATTGGAAAAATTATTTCCAGAATTTCTGGAATTTATTCCTAACTGTAAATTCCGTGACTGTATTCACGTAAATGAGCCAAATTGTGCAATAAAGGAAAATGTGGAAAATGGAAATATTTCAAGGGAACGATACGATTTTTACCTGTATTCGCTAGAAAATATAAAATTTTTAAAGTATACTTAAATAATTTTCATTTGAATAAATATTACTAAAGAAAAGAGTTGATTTTTATGGATAAAAAGGTTATAATATCGCCTTCTCTGCTTGCTGCGGATTTCAGTAAATTAAGGGAAGAAATCGCAGAAGTGGAAAAATTTGGAGCAGAATATCTGCATTTGGATGTTATGGATGGGAACTTTGTGCCAAATATCAGTTATGGAGCTCCTGTTATTTCATCTTTAAGAAAGCATAGCAATCTTGTATTTGATGTTCATTTAATGGTAAATGAGCCTGATTATCTGATAAAGGATTTTGCACAGTTTTCTGATATTATCACAGTTCATGCTGAAGCTGTAAAACACTTGAACAGAACAATTCAGCTGATAAAATCTTTTGGGAAAAAAGTAGGAGTTGCACTAAATCCTTCTACTCCGCTAGATATTTTAAAATATGAATTAAAAAATATTGACATGGTGCTAATTATGACTGTAAATCCTGGCTTTGGCGGTCAAAAATTTATTCCCGAAATGGTTCAGAAAATAAAGGACTTGCGAGAAATTGATAAAAATATTGACATTGAAGTGGATGGCGGAATAAACAATGAAACTGCAAAACTTGTGAAGGAAGCCGGAGCAAATATTTTAGTTGCAGGTTCATATATTTTTAGTGGAAATTACAAGGAAAAAATTGAATCTTTAAAATAAAGAAAAAAACAAAAAAAAATTAAGAAAGGGGAAAATCAAAATGTATGAGAAAATTGAAAATCTATTAGACAACTTTTATAAAACATACTATAAAATTGAAGAAATTAACTTAAATCAGGTAATAAAGTGCTTGACAACATCGGAACTGCATATCATTGAAGCAATTGGAGAAAATGAAATTACAATGAATGAACTTTCTGATAAATTGGGCATTACAATGGGAACAGCTTCTGTTGCTGTAAACAAATTAACTGAAAAGCAATTTCTAGAACGTTCTCGGTCGAATACCGACAGACGTAAAGTTTTTGTTAAACTGACTCAAAAGGGAGAGGTTGCCTTAAATTATCACGGTAATTTCCATTCGACTATCTTAGAAAAAATAACAGAGGATATTCCAAAGGAAAAATTAGATACATTTGTTGAAGTTTTTGAAACAATTATGAGAAACCTTAATAAAGTCAAAAAGGACATCCAGCCTGAATCAATCTTGAATTTTGAAAAGGGCGATTTAGTTCAAGTATCTTCAATCAAGGGAAGCACAGCCATTAGAAAATATTTGAACGAAAAAGGTGTTGTAATAAAATCGCTAATCAAAATTTTAAATATTGATAAATATTTAATAAATATGATTGTTGATGGAGATGAAAAGGTACTAAATGTTGAGGATGCTGAAAATATCATGGTTAGAAAAAATGCACTTTAAAAAATAACTGAAAAAATATAAAAATAAAAAAGGAGGGAAATATGCTCTATTTAGATGGAATTGGAATTTCATTTCTTGTAAAGGAAATAAAGGAAAAAATATTACGATATAAATTGACAAAAATTTTTCAATATGACAGAGTGTCATTTTCACTCTTTTTTGGAAAAAATAACCTGCTTTTTCAAGTAAAGGATAATTCAACAATTTTTTATTTAAAAGATGAAAAAGATCCAAATACTGACTTCCAGTCAAAATTTCTGCTTTCATTAAAAAAGTACCTGCAAAATTCTATTTTAATTAATATTAGACAGGAAGGCTTTGACAGGATTGTATATTTTGACTTTGAAAAGTTAAATCAATTTGGAGATGTGGAAAAGTATACGTTAATTATTGAAATTATGGGAAAGGCAAGTAATATTTTCCTGACTTGTAAAGATAAAATTCTGTCTGCACTTTTTTTTACTTCGATTGATGTTGGAAACCGTGTTATTATGACTGGAGCAAAGTACACATTGCCTTTTGAGGAAAAAAAGATTTCGCCAATTTATTTGGAAAAGGAAAATTTTCCATTTGAAACAGAAACTTTTTTGGAAAAGATTGAAGGTGCTGGGCGTGCTTTTGCGTTACAGTGTTCACAAGATTATGATGTTTTTAAAAAATATCTGTCTAGTTACAAACCTGTAATGTATGAAATATTAAATCGTGGAAAAATTCAGAAAGTTCTGACTTATAATGAGTTTTCAGAATTTAGTCAGAAGGAAAATACTAATTTAGAAAATAATCCAGAAAATAAAAATAACAGAAAATATTTTGAAACTTTGAATGAAGGCTTAAATGCTTATTTTAAAACAACAATTACTTCCAATGTCATTAGTGAAAAAAAGAAAAGTTTGTTAAAATATGTTGATTCGCAAATAAAAAAATTCAAAAAAATAGAAAAAAATATAAAAGTTGACTTGAAAAAAAATGAAAATTTTGAAAATTATAAAAATATCGGAGATATTTTGGCGGCAAATATGCACCAGATAAAATATGGAATGAAAAAAGTTACAGTTTTTGATTTTTATAATAATCAGGAAATTACGATAAATCTTGATCCGCTTTTATCTCCAAATGATAATTTAAATTTTTATTATAATAAGTATAATAAAGGAAAACGTACTATTTCAGCCTTAAATATAAGATTTTCCGACATTCAGGATGAAATAAAATATTTTGAAGAAATAAAAATGTTCATTGAAAAGGAAAATGATTTTATTGGGATTGAAGAAATTGAAAATGAACTGAATTTATCAGATAATGGAAATAAAATAAAAAATAAAATTAAATTGAATAAAACAAAAAAACGTGAATTATTGTCATTTGACTATAAAGGTTTTCAAATCTTTGTTGGAAGAAATAATAAAGAGAATGAGGAAATATCCTTTTCTAAAGGGCAGCCAAACGATATATGGATGCATATAAAGGATATTCCTGGAAGCCATGTTCTTATTTTACGAAATAATCAAGAACTTCCTGAAGATGCTTTAATTTATGCCGCAAATCTCGCTTGTGAATATTCTAAAGCAAAAAAAGGCGATAAAGTTACAGTTGATTACTGTGAAAGAAAATTTGTCAAGAAAATAAAGAATAGTAAGCCTGGAAATGTGACTTATACTAATTTTCATTCATTATTAGTTAATGTTACAGAAAAATCTCTTTAAAAAATATTTTCTAAAATTAGATTATTATGTATCTTTCCTTTTAATCAAAAAAATGTTTTTACTGCTTATTGACAAATGCCAAAAACTGTTGTAAAATTAAAGTAATGATATTTAAGGAGGACTAATAATGGCAAGTAAAACAGTTACTATGACAAATCCTACAGGATTACATACAAGACCAGGTGGAGTATTTGTTGCTAAAGCAAAAGAATTTGAAAGTAAAGTAGAAGTTGAAAATGAAGGGAAAAAAGTAAACGGAAAATCTTTATTGAAATTATTATCAATTGGAATTAAAAACGGTTCAGAAGTTACAGTTCACGCTGAAGGGCCTGATGCTGAACAAGCAGTTGAAGTATTAGGAGAATTGTTAGCAACTATTAGAGACTAATAAATTCATTTAAAATTACGCCAAGAAATCTATGTTTTTAAAAATTTCTTTTTTAGACATTTGATGAATGGCGTTTTTTTATTTAAAAAAATAATAAAAATAAGACTGCATGCAGCAGAATTAAAAGATCTGATAAAAAAAATAAGGAAATAGCTGAAATTTTACACTATTTCCTTTTATAGTAAAACTTATTAAAAATAGAACTCAAAAACTATAATTATTTTACTCAAGCCCTAAATTTATTAGGATTTCTCATTTATTTAATTTATCGTATCTTTTTGCCAATTGCAATGCTCTGTCTTTTGTTATTGATAATCTATCACTAGCGGCAAGTTCCCCAGCCATTCTTGGTCCTTCTTCTGCCTCATATTTATCGTACGCCTTCTGAACTTTAGTTTCTCTATCCTTTTTCCATTTTTGCTGTTCAGCTTTAAATTTTACTTTTTCCTTTGCTGGCAGTTTTTTTAGAATCAAATCATAGACTTTATTCATTTCTTTTTCCCATTCAGTATCCAAATCTAGTGAAGCATTTATCATATCAGCTCTTACTCCACTATCCCATCCAGCCTGTGCTTTTTCTTCTAAAGTTTTCATTCTTTTTGTCAATTCATTTTCATATTTCCCTGCAAATGCAACAGCTCCTAAAAGTAATAATCCTGCTATTAATAATTTTCTCATTTTTTATCAACTCCTATTTTTTGTATTTTGCATTAAATCACAAACCTCTTTTTTAATCAACTTAATTTTCAACAAAATTCAGATATTAATTATATCCTGTTGGACAATAATCCTTTAATATATATGGAAAAATTATATTCCCGTCCTTATCAATTTCAACCATTGTTTGAAGTTTTGTATCAAAAGTAAATCTTCTGTCATCTCCAGTATCTTTAGTTCCATATTCAACGGTAAATCCATTTTTTGCTACAGTTATAGGTTCGTCCCATCCGCCGTCATCCTCGCCACGTAAATACCACTTTTCATTTTTTTTAAATATTTCAA
The DNA window shown above is from Leptotrichia wadei and carries:
- a CDS encoding prolyl oligopeptidase family serine peptidase, translating into MRKKLMIALFSVLAIGIIGNSSTRESKGKVNIKKVDNRKVSEKAVKLENYNGIKKISIFVKGFESGPTVSKIIMKMDNYRITGLDKNDWKVKTDGVERKVTNVYVSDNKGEKAFDTGIVTLELENVFNQKTLKYEGSPFSYNMKKFFNEWAKEYVVEIDGKVTVDGKNYAVNKKEDVINNRVSTDTELFTYRNSFSGNYKNPITKKVENLKLEMAAYEPETLKKGDKKPLIIWLHGQGEGGTDPDIDILGTETSALAKEEIQKYFTTKGTDTKGAFVLAVQSPTYWMDEGDGTNGNGSGVSRYTQILMDTIKEYVKHNPSVDAERIYLAGDSNGGYMTVNMIITYPDYFAAAVPICEAYAYHEYARNADGTYKAKDIEVSAGGENSAVSKFEETKKLWVTKEKIQKMKKTPVWFIAAADDGIVTPQKFSLPTYRDLLKAGADNAWYSYYENVTGTDEPNSRFPGHFSWIYFLNNQVEGVQNRDKIRNSKDETTFGFEPSNAGKGGSEKAQLKGKTFENVFEWMNFQKKVKRK
- a CDS encoding PTS transporter subunit EIIC, which codes for MIALSNMAQSGAVFATYFIYKQDKKQESVSLSSTVSACFGITEPALFGANLKYMYPFYAAITASALAAVISTGFNVLANGIGVGGIALAFLSIKFEGAHQLGFWLASIVAFGLAFVLTFVFSKNPKLNKGSLTK
- a CDS encoding PTS transporter subunit EIIB, giving the protein MSKYHNDAVKLLELIGGKENVVAVTHCATRMRFSLADEGKASPKEIGQDYITHL
- a CDS encoding SIMPL domain-containing protein, translated to MKRIIALLMIVFSVLSFSDSEITGKRIQVRGVSKKEIAPNSAKIVLTIRTENESLDKASAENSQILERYKRLLAQTGTKYSKINSTGYSTYETYNWDTVIENKGKKEYQTKLSVEVDKISLDTLKNFMNVLANEKIYSLNRSKNGTYIFTIESQNATNKQAYQNAMARFNDIQQKLGRAGIPVNTVKISGYDNKEISLEKRTSKRKDVQVVSHDIEVETRDLKNLGNIISVANALGIGTNGSIEYDIDNKQQLENELYENAYKEALKKAQVILGKTDLNLKNPVTITDKSNGVIHPYRDYNYSYNMSADYDEEDLKKSDRELLDESSRRNIVISPKKLNISKTVYIEFEMN
- a CDS encoding SIMPL domain-containing protein; this encodes MKKVAIALFSLLSVFSFGANENLVRKISVTGNAEREIMPDLAKINFKVEVKGKNLNQATNEVNKKVEKFKNDLKARRISLENLETTAFYNRKGTEYEDDEDILDVKTVPGKNVKKAEKKPTSYDVKMEMLVKNTDFNKISALIDLEDGDNLQSIQKNFDENTFAFNINENGTTVDQALNKVFNKLNTSRRKLVSAGIPENDIILSDYEIKENYTENKGTKKDVYYVTDEFVLTTKNIKELNTIISIADDNGININGSINFDLSDKDRIESEMYKDAYNQTKQKAESILRSSKMKLGEPIIVSEDVEFQQKMIDRIDQDWSVAYDGPTLGLNRLEAKEVAMPAPMSMRAGKSRVDYTPKPLKLTQNISVMYEMK
- a CDS encoding PASTA domain-containing protein — its product is MATQYKFSYAKTFKTVIVVICLVTLAIFGKDVFERHFFNTRLTVIPDVTGLDKKEAIKYLKEAGLKVKVINSKTEKVPLDTVYNQDPRSGKEVKVNRVVRIWVNNGEDVKVPNIIGLELLEARSRLKGLNIQIETIDYYPSNQKYNTILGVYPKPGTKLEINQKISILVSSQQMIDPSVMPNITGLDLNDAREVLKQIGLEISSISQTNDPTLPVNTIISTNPAAGTKIQRGQKVSVVINNGASAKKRAKSNEEIINRSRDNINEKEIEKTIDDTINQIDNNTQKTPQQNDKQQNNGNTPASPPNNSNNGGTSSEPNTGGGDDDD
- the rsgA gene encoding ribosome small subunit-dependent GTPase A translates to MKGFYYVLDENSKNLSEENIYECKLRGTLKMKNNKMNCIIGDMVEFDEKEKVIEKIEKRKNFLYRPLIANIDFIGILFAIKSPDFDFTNFQKMLLNANSQNIPVVLILSKIDLASQEELEEFFNKFKKIFKEAISIFPISTETKTGLSELKQYINEKSVVVSGPSGAGKSTLINTLIGEEVLTTNDVSGKTGKGRHTTIESRFFMTAPHSYLIDTPGFSTLDFPKLENKKGLEKLFPEFLEFIPNCKFRDCIHVNEPNCAIKENVENGNISRERYDFYLYSLENIKFLKYT
- the rpe gene encoding ribulose-phosphate 3-epimerase, with the translated sequence MDKKVIISPSLLAADFSKLREEIAEVEKFGAEYLHLDVMDGNFVPNISYGAPVISSLRKHSNLVFDVHLMVNEPDYLIKDFAQFSDIITVHAEAVKHLNRTIQLIKSFGKKVGVALNPSTPLDILKYELKNIDMVLIMTVNPGFGGQKFIPEMVQKIKDLREIDKNIDIEVDGGINNETAKLVKEAGANILVAGSYIFSGNYKEKIESLK
- a CDS encoding MarR family transcriptional regulator; this translates as MYEKIENLLDNFYKTYYKIEEINLNQVIKCLTTSELHIIEAIGENEITMNELSDKLGITMGTASVAVNKLTEKQFLERSRSNTDRRKVFVKLTQKGEVALNYHGNFHSTILEKITEDIPKEKLDTFVEVFETIMRNLNKVKKDIQPESILNFEKGDLVQVSSIKGSTAIRKYLNEKGVVIKSLIKILNIDKYLINMIVDGDEKVLNVEDAENIMVRKNAL
- a CDS encoding Rqc2 family fibronectin-binding protein; translation: MLYLDGIGISFLVKEIKEKILRYKLTKIFQYDRVSFSLFFGKNNLLFQVKDNSTIFYLKDEKDPNTDFQSKFLLSLKKYLQNSILINIRQEGFDRIVYFDFEKLNQFGDVEKYTLIIEIMGKASNIFLTCKDKILSALFFTSIDVGNRVIMTGAKYTLPFEEKKISPIYLEKENFPFETETFLEKIEGAGRAFALQCSQDYDVFKKYLSSYKPVMYEILNRGKIQKVLTYNEFSEFSQKENTNLENNPENKNNRKYFETLNEGLNAYFKTTITSNVISEKKKSLLKYVDSQIKKFKKIEKNIKVDLKKNENFENYKNIGDILAANMHQIKYGMKKVTVFDFYNNQEITINLDPLLSPNDNLNFYYNKYNKGKRTISALNIRFSDIQDEIKYFEEIKMFIEKENDFIGIEEIENELNLSDNGNKIKNKIKLNKTKKRELLSFDYKGFQIFVGRNNKENEEISFSKGQPNDIWMHIKDIPGSHVLILRNNQELPEDALIYAANLACEYSKAKKGDKVTVDYCERKFVKKIKNSKPGNVTYTNFHSLLVNVTEKSL
- a CDS encoding HPr family phosphocarrier protein; translation: MASKTVTMTNPTGLHTRPGGVFVAKAKEFESKVEVENEGKKVNGKSLLKLLSIGIKNGSEVTVHAEGPDAEQAVEVLGELLATIRD
- a CDS encoding lysozyme inhibitor LprI family protein → MRKLLIAGLLLLGAVAFAGKYENELTKRMKTLEEKAQAGWDSGVRADMINASLDLDTEWEKEMNKVYDLILKKLPAKEKVKFKAEQQKWKKDRETKVQKAYDKYEAEEGPRMAGELAASDRLSITKDRALQLAKRYDKLNK